One part of the Parabacteroides distasonis ATCC 8503 genome encodes these proteins:
- a CDS encoding NAD-dependent epimerase/dehydratase family protein: protein MKSKKTVFLTGATGTMGHAGLVELSKRLDRFNITLLARPSKINKEKLATYEAMQGIRIVWGDLTSYQDVLNGVTGADYVLHVGGMVSPAADYFPKKTLKVNTTAAQHIVDAVKAQPNADQIKVVYIGSVAQTGHRNAPVHWGRTGDPINISVYDHYAISKTIAERIFVESGIKHWACLRQTGILCPELLFKGSDPITFHVPLDGVLEWATAEDSGRLLANVCEEEVPDEFWNRFYNISSGPSFRLTNYEFESKLLKAIGCPAPEKIFEPNWFAIRNFHGQWYTDSDLLEGYLHFRSNQTCDDYFKWMASQVPWYFHLAKIVPPIFIKLGMGAIAKKPGLGTRNWIKNRHQDRISAYFGSYEDWQAIPGWDKIRTKRPSETPVFLDHGYDESKPKSEWDIEDMRKAAEFRGGKCLSPAMTKGDLSTPLDWECQFGHRFKASPTLVLLGGHWCPECLPLPWNYDEIAKGNPFFAQVWYPFHDKKEHNVYDESIFADFKE, encoded by the coding sequence ATGAAAAGTAAAAAGACCGTCTTTCTGACCGGAGCCACCGGGACGATGGGCCATGCCGGATTGGTCGAGTTGTCCAAACGGCTAGATCGTTTTAATATAACACTCTTGGCTCGTCCGAGCAAAATCAATAAAGAGAAGTTGGCCACCTATGAGGCTATGCAAGGGATCCGTATCGTTTGGGGAGACTTGACGAGTTATCAAGATGTCTTAAATGGAGTAACGGGGGCGGACTACGTATTACACGTAGGTGGAATGGTTTCGCCGGCGGCGGATTATTTCCCTAAAAAGACCTTGAAAGTAAACACGACCGCCGCTCAACACATCGTGGATGCCGTAAAAGCGCAACCGAACGCAGATCAGATCAAGGTAGTCTATATCGGCTCCGTGGCGCAAACCGGCCACCGTAACGCACCGGTTCATTGGGGACGTACGGGAGATCCGATCAATATAAGTGTCTATGATCATTATGCCATCTCAAAGACAATAGCCGAACGTATTTTCGTGGAGTCGGGTATTAAACATTGGGCGTGCCTTCGCCAAACCGGTATCTTATGCCCCGAATTATTATTCAAGGGTTCGGACCCAATCACATTCCACGTACCGCTAGACGGCGTGCTGGAATGGGCTACCGCCGAGGATTCCGGTCGCTTACTAGCGAATGTATGCGAGGAAGAGGTGCCGGATGAGTTTTGGAACCGTTTCTATAACATTAGTAGCGGCCCATCTTTCCGCCTGACGAATTATGAGTTTGAGAGTAAATTGTTAAAAGCGATCGGCTGTCCCGCCCCGGAGAAAATATTCGAACCGAACTGGTTCGCTATCCGTAATTTCCACGGACAATGGTATACCGATTCAGATCTATTAGAAGGATATCTGCATTTCCGCAGTAACCAAACTTGCGACGATTATTTTAAATGGATGGCCAGCCAAGTCCCTTGGTATTTCCACCTAGCAAAGATCGTCCCTCCTATCTTCATAAAACTGGGTATGGGAGCCATCGCTAAAAAGCCGGGACTGGGAACCCGTAACTGGATCAAGAACAGACACCAAGATCGTATATCCGCCTATTTTGGCTCGTATGAGGATTGGCAAGCAATCCCGGGTTGGGATAAGATCCGGACAAAACGCCCCTCCGAAACACCCGTCTTTCTGGATCATGGTTATGATGAAAGTAAGCCGAAGTCGGAATGGGATATCGAGGATATGCGTAAAGCCGCAGAATTCAGGGGAGGAAAATGCTTGTCCCCGGCCATGACAAAAGGAGACTTATCGACTCCGCTCGATTGGGAATGCCAATTCGGTCACCGTTTTAAGGCCTCTCCCACATTAGTATTATTAGGAGGCCATTGGTGCCCGGAATGTTTACCGCTCCCTTGGAATTACGACGAGATCGCTAAAGGAAATCCGTTCTTTGCCCAAGTATGGTATCCATTCCACGATAAAAAGGAACACAATGTATACGATGAATCCATATTCGCTGACTTCAAGGAATAA
- a CDS encoding winged helix-turn-helix domain-containing protein — protein MTKGSIGLNAGAIWNLLSDGQHWSFEALRAKSALTDADLWSAIGWLARENKIEIDNTSSHPIFCPGTNFYF, from the coding sequence ATGACAAAAGGATCGATCGGATTAAATGCAGGAGCTATCTGGAATTTGCTTTCAGATGGCCAACATTGGAGTTTTGAGGCGTTGAGAGCAAAATCCGCTCTAACAGATGCGGATCTATGGTCCGCTATCGGTTGGCTCGCTAGAGAAAATAAGATTGAAATTGATAACACCAGCAGCCACCCTATCTTCTGTCCGGGTACCAACTTTTATTTTTAA
- a CDS encoding sugar phosphate isomerase/epimerase family protein, whose product MNPTFGASILSWIPPMWTPEGGLFAIQQASAAGFDLLEILLPPSMEFDAPTVKRQLKQHGLKATCSLNLPQEAHIPFYPKEATRLIKAALDKASELEVDYLGGVLHSGIGVFSGKQRTREEENTLCEVWAEVAEYAGRSGITIGIEPINRYESYMCTSAEEVLRFIKCVDAPNLSLHLDTFHMNIEETSFYEPVIAAGSRLRHIHMTESDRGMLGEGNVRWDDLFRGLQEIDFNGNLVLENFSNSVPGMAVAVSLWRPSKYNADELAKGSLAFMRKMTCEHQ is encoded by the coding sequence ATGAATCCTACTTTCGGAGCTTCCATCCTTTCTTGGATACCACCTATGTGGACACCAGAAGGCGGTCTTTTCGCCATCCAGCAAGCATCTGCCGCCGGTTTTGATTTACTGGAAATCTTATTGCCTCCTTCCATGGAGTTCGACGCTCCAACCGTAAAGCGACAATTGAAACAACACGGATTGAAGGCGACTTGTTCTCTCAACCTTCCCCAAGAAGCGCATATTCCTTTTTATCCCAAGGAAGCGACTCGCCTGATCAAGGCGGCGCTGGATAAAGCGAGCGAACTGGAGGTTGATTACTTGGGAGGGGTCTTACATTCCGGCATCGGGGTCTTCTCCGGCAAACAGCGAACACGGGAAGAAGAGAATACGCTTTGTGAGGTATGGGCGGAGGTTGCCGAATACGCCGGCCGATCCGGAATCACGATCGGTATAGAGCCGATCAATCGCTATGAAAGCTATATGTGTACCTCCGCGGAGGAAGTCTTGCGCTTTATCAAATGCGTAGACGCTCCGAATTTATCTTTGCATCTGGATACTTTCCATATGAATATAGAAGAGACTAGTTTCTATGAACCGGTTATCGCCGCAGGCAGCCGACTTCGCCATATTCACATGACTGAAAGCGACCGGGGAATGCTGGGTGAAGGAAACGTACGCTGGGATGATTTGTTCCGGGGACTACAAGAAATCGATTTCAATGGAAACTTAGTTCTGGAGAATTTCTCCAATTCCGTTCCCGGCATGGCGGTAGCCGTATCTCTTTGGCGTCCATCTAAATACAACGCAGATGAGCTAGCTAAAGGCAGTCTCGCTTTCATGCGTAAGATGACATGCGAACATCAATAA
- a CDS encoding ectonucleotide pyrophosphatase/phosphodiesterase, with protein sequence MWNNRIEFLLVSFFCICSLAFTGCQTKKQSDRYVVVLSMDGFRSDYPSRAHTPTLDSLANVGVRSTFRPCYPSVTFPNHYSMATGLHPDHHGLVNNFFYDAELDSSYRMGNLDPRFYGGEPIWNTAERQGVRTASFYWVGSEVPLASGQPSIWKPFDKSVSFSDRADSVISWLKLPEDIRPHLIMWYMEEPDAIGHSATPDSSATLDVVENLDKVLNHFFTEARKLDIFDKIDFIVLSDHGMATYYPERYVNLNDYLPRDSFDYVFDGVPTLLYPKKTYVDTAYAILQKVPNITVWKKNEIPEKLVYGKNPRVSDLVVSPHIGTYVQFREKSSPRYAATHGYDNFTPEMEAIFYAAGPSFKKHVEVPQMANVNLYLMIARLLNIQPAPNDGDSAVVQRLFK encoded by the coding sequence ATGTGGAATAATCGTATTGAGTTCTTACTCGTTAGTTTCTTTTGTATTTGTTCATTGGCTTTTACCGGTTGCCAAACGAAAAAACAATCGGATCGTTATGTCGTAGTTTTATCAATGGACGGTTTCCGCTCTGATTATCCCTCACGTGCTCATACTCCGACGTTGGATTCTTTGGCGAATGTAGGGGTTCGCTCCACGTTTCGCCCATGTTATCCCAGCGTGACTTTCCCGAATCATTATAGCATGGCTACCGGATTGCATCCGGATCACCATGGTTTGGTAAATAATTTCTTTTATGACGCGGAGCTTGATAGCTCATACCGTATGGGAAACCTGGATCCGCGATTTTATGGTGGAGAACCTATTTGGAATACGGCGGAACGCCAAGGGGTTCGTACCGCTTCCTTCTATTGGGTCGGTAGCGAGGTGCCTTTGGCGAGTGGCCAGCCTTCAATATGGAAGCCGTTTGATAAATCGGTTTCTTTTTCAGATCGTGCTGATTCCGTGATCTCTTGGCTGAAGTTGCCGGAAGATATACGTCCTCATTTGATTATGTGGTATATGGAAGAGCCGGATGCGATAGGTCATTCCGCTACCCCGGATTCCTCGGCAACCTTGGATGTGGTAGAGAACTTGGATAAAGTCTTGAATCATTTCTTCACGGAAGCCCGTAAGCTGGATATTTTCGATAAGATCGATTTTATCGTTCTCTCGGATCATGGAATGGCCACCTATTATCCCGAGAGATATGTGAACTTGAATGATTATCTACCCCGGGATAGTTTCGATTATGTCTTTGATGGCGTTCCTACATTATTATATCCGAAGAAAACCTATGTGGATACTGCCTATGCGATTTTACAGAAAGTGCCGAATATAACCGTATGGAAGAAAAACGAGATCCCAGAGAAATTGGTTTACGGAAAGAATCCTCGAGTTAGTGATCTGGTTGTTTCTCCACATATTGGAACGTATGTGCAATTCCGCGAGAAATCATCTCCCCGTTATGCGGCGACACATGGTTACGATAATTTTACACCGGAGATGGAGGCTATATTCTATGCGGCAGGTCCCTCGTTCAAGAAACACGTAGAGGTTCCGCAAATGGCGAACGTGAACCTCTATTTGATGATCGCACGCTTATTGAATATACAGCCCGCCCCGAATGATGGAGATAGCGCTGTCGTTCAGCGGTTATTTAAATGA
- a CDS encoding TonB-dependent receptor, whose product MRKTYLLLTLLLLCVGISIHAQVTTASMSGKVTDTSSEAMIGVNIKATHTPTGTEYYTITQPNGSYSFNNLRIGGPYVVEFSYIGYNTESRTGINLVLGEDLKLNVVMREDTQALDEVVVVADKNPIISGSRTGAQEIITREKMDKLPTINRSLDDFVKLTPMSSGKNFGGVSYRFNNVTVDGASFNNSFGLASALGASGTEPISLEALEQVQVMIAPFDVRNGGFTGAGINSVTKSGSNEFHASVYMYTKSPSMMGYRVKDETIGVSEFSNHQYGISLSGPIIKNKLFFFINGEMDRQEEPISYTTANSAADATVLQGLSDFLGDELGYNPGKFDVNKTNTQADRITARLDWNINSNNVLSLKYYYLKSFNTNNPSTSGAPNNGRGPNAFAIPFSSSFYRTNNNFNIWMADLNTTINDRMSNYLKIGYSRLRDYRDMDGGYFPQVDILDGDNNAYTTFGTEANSYNNQLNSDIWQIQDNFLMNFGKHQITVGTQSDYRAFKNGFAQNYPGSWVFNSVDDFKFNVLATKQYMAAHNGSVQGFDIREFNPKDFGFGSNVTGITNSSSTGYQYYAQRYSMTDDFPFAEINVFQLGLYAQDKWTVSDKLNLTLGLRIDVPFFMTDLQSNDKVAAETYRDGIKIDVSKYPNAKPQFSPRFGFNYKPFDDENGSLQIRGGTGLFTGTPPYVWISNQAGNNGVLFGDLNVRVVKDKNDNIISDGRPSLGFTGNMDTYKPAEGSATRSDIAITDPDFKYPSLWKSNIAADYKFGDGWVATVELLYSKDINAIYHDNIGLYRTEQFVNDGGAGNARPYYNGYYSDREGNQKAANHVVMLRNTSKGHSLYTTFQLQKNFVDGILKGLYLNGSYSFGQSRGVTDGTSSVATSAWKYRAALDGNAEEVGYTAGSFDGRLLLSASYTANWSKYAATSFGLIYQRYRPFRYSYCYNGDANGDSQFSNDLMYIPANFDEVKDHLLPGDFDSQEDAWKAMNAFIEQDPYLSKHRGEYAERNGAVAPFANQLDLSVSHDIKIYQKNGRSHTLRFSFNIANFLNLLNRNWGVVQTTVLGNQQYQFLTIPKGQGPSAANNYTLKYTMAKDLDETFKDNLNDVSRWQMQFGIKYIF is encoded by the coding sequence ATGAGGAAAACTTATCTACTTTTAACGTTACTTTTGTTGTGCGTGGGAATATCCATACATGCTCAGGTGACGACGGCGAGTATGAGTGGTAAAGTCACGGATACATCATCGGAAGCGATGATCGGAGTGAATATCAAGGCTACGCATACGCCAACGGGTACCGAATACTACACGATTACCCAGCCGAATGGTTCTTATTCTTTTAACAACCTTCGTATCGGAGGCCCTTATGTGGTAGAGTTCTCTTATATTGGATACAATACGGAGAGCCGGACAGGAATAAACTTGGTTTTGGGTGAGGATCTGAAACTGAATGTAGTAATGCGGGAAGATACCCAAGCTCTCGACGAGGTAGTCGTGGTTGCGGATAAGAACCCCATTATTTCAGGAAGTCGTACAGGTGCGCAGGAAATCATCACTCGTGAGAAGATGGATAAGCTGCCTACGATTAACCGTTCTTTGGATGATTTCGTGAAATTAACCCCGATGAGTAGCGGTAAGAATTTTGGCGGTGTCTCTTACCGTTTTAATAATGTAACGGTGGACGGTGCCTCCTTTAATAACTCGTTTGGTCTGGCTTCTGCTCTTGGAGCTTCCGGTACGGAACCGATTTCTTTGGAGGCGCTCGAGCAGGTACAGGTGATGATCGCTCCTTTTGATGTTCGAAATGGAGGATTCACGGGTGCGGGTATTAACTCCGTAACGAAATCCGGTTCGAATGAGTTTCATGCTTCTGTATATATGTACACGAAGAGTCCGTCTATGATGGGATATCGTGTGAAGGATGAGACGATTGGTGTTTCAGAGTTCTCTAATCACCAATACGGTATCAGTTTATCCGGTCCGATCATTAAGAATAAGTTATTCTTCTTCATCAATGGTGAGATGGATCGTCAGGAGGAACCGATTTCTTATACGACCGCTAATTCTGCGGCGGATGCGACAGTCTTGCAGGGTTTATCTGATTTCTTAGGTGATGAGCTTGGGTATAATCCGGGTAAATTCGACGTGAATAAGACAAATACTCAAGCGGATCGAATCACGGCTCGTTTAGACTGGAATATCAACTCAAATAATGTGTTGAGCTTAAAATATTATTATTTGAAATCGTTTAATACGAATAACCCTTCTACTTCCGGTGCGCCGAATAACGGACGTGGACCGAATGCGTTCGCTATTCCGTTCTCTTCTTCTTTCTACCGGACGAATAATAACTTCAATATTTGGATGGCTGACTTGAATACGACCATTAATGACCGTATGTCTAATTATTTGAAGATCGGTTATTCCCGTTTGCGTGATTATCGCGATATGGATGGTGGTTACTTCCCGCAAGTGGATATCTTGGATGGTGATAACAATGCTTATACGACTTTCGGAACCGAGGCAAACTCCTATAATAACCAGTTGAACAGTGATATCTGGCAGATACAGGATAACTTCTTGATGAATTTTGGCAAACATCAGATTACGGTTGGAACGCAAAGTGACTATCGCGCCTTTAAGAATGGTTTCGCTCAAAACTATCCGGGTTCTTGGGTATTTAACTCTGTCGATGATTTTAAGTTCAACGTATTGGCTACAAAACAATACATGGCCGCTCATAACGGAAGTGTACAAGGATTTGATATCCGTGAGTTTAATCCGAAAGATTTTGGATTTGGTTCCAATGTGACAGGTATTACGAATTCTTCTTCTACGGGGTACCAGTACTATGCGCAAAGATATTCGATGACGGATGATTTTCCATTCGCCGAGATAAATGTATTCCAGTTAGGTTTGTATGCCCAAGATAAGTGGACGGTAAGTGATAAATTGAACTTGACGTTAGGTTTACGTATTGATGTTCCGTTCTTTATGACTGATTTGCAGTCGAATGATAAAGTCGCCGCCGAGACCTATCGGGATGGCATCAAGATCGATGTTTCTAAATATCCGAACGCCAAACCTCAGTTCTCTCCTCGATTCGGTTTTAACTACAAACCGTTTGACGATGAGAATGGAAGTTTGCAGATCCGTGGTGGTACGGGACTCTTCACGGGTACTCCACCTTATGTATGGATCAGTAATCAAGCCGGCAACAATGGCGTTTTGTTTGGTGACTTGAATGTCCGGGTGGTAAAGGACAAGAATGACAATATCATTAGCGATGGCAGACCTTCGCTAGGTTTTACCGGAAATATGGATACTTATAAACCGGCTGAAGGTAGCGCTACCCGTTCGGATATAGCGATTACGGATCCGGACTTTAAATATCCGAGCTTATGGAAAAGTAATATCGCTGCCGATTATAAGTTTGGTGATGGCTGGGTAGCTACCGTAGAGTTGCTGTATTCAAAAGACATTAACGCTATTTATCATGACAATATCGGATTGTATCGGACCGAGCAATTTGTAAATGACGGTGGAGCGGGTAACGCACGTCCATATTATAATGGCTATTATAGCGATAGGGAAGGAAATCAAAAGGCCGCAAATCATGTCGTGATGCTGCGTAATACCAGCAAAGGACATTCGCTTTATACGACCTTCCAGTTGCAGAAAAACTTTGTTGATGGAATCTTGAAGGGATTGTATTTGAATGGATCTTACTCTTTCGGGCAGTCTAGAGGTGTAACAGACGGAACATCGTCTGTGGCGACTTCCGCTTGGAAGTACCGTGCGGCCTTGGACGGAAATGCGGAAGAAGTAGGTTATACGGCAGGTTCTTTTGATGGTCGTTTGTTATTGTCCGCTTCTTATACGGCTAACTGGAGTAAATATGCGGCAACAAGTTTTGGTTTGATCTATCAGCGTTATCGTCCGTTCCGTTATTCTTATTGTTATAATGGTGACGCAAATGGCGATTCTCAGTTCTCCAATGACTTGATGTATATCCCCGCGAATTTTGACGAGGTAAAAGATCATTTGTTACCGGGCGATTTCGATAGCCAAGAAGATGCATGGAAAGCGATGAATGCCTTTATCGAGCAAGATCCTTATTTGAGCAAACATAGAGGTGAGTATGCCGAACGTAACGGTGCTGTCGCTCCGTTTGCGAATCAGTTGGATTTGAGTGTTTCTCATGATATAAAGATTTACCAGAAGAATGGTCGTTCACATACCTTGCGCTTTAGTTTCAATATCGCCAACTTCTTGAATTTGTTGAATCGTAACTGGGGTGTGGTACAAACAACCGTTTTGGGTAATCAGCAATATCAGTTCTTGACGATCCCGAAAGGACAAGGCCCGAGTGCGGCGAACAACTATACGTTGAAGTATACGATGGCGAAAGATTTGGACGAAACCTTCAAGGATAATTTGAACGATGTGTCTCGTTGGCAAATGCAATTCGGTATCAAGTATATCTTCTAA
- a CDS encoding TonB-dependent receptor — MSRHLQTLFLLAVLSFLFVIPTQAQVTTASMSGTVMFQDEPVIGATVLAVHEPSGTNYGTITNVDGRFSLQGMRTGGPYKVTISYVGYQSAVYSGITLQLGENYNLNVKLKESSETLDEIVITAAKTKFNTEKTGATTNISSSQITSLPTINRSISDIARLSPYASDMSFAGGDGRSTNFTVDGANFNNNFGLSDNLPGGGNPISMDAIEEVQVVIAPFDVRQTNFIGGGINAITKSGTNTFKGSAYTYFQNQNMRGNSIDGEDLGARAKESKTIYGATFGGPIIKNKLFFFANVEVEKQPQQVIKWRARTEGEQPDENNYISRTTLSDMQKVSDFLRDKYGYDTGSATNFPADEKNLKLLGRIDWNITNGHKLSVRYNYTKNTAWNAPNANSMDGGSGSRLYNTSRVGYQSMSFANSMYSQDNKVSSVSADLNSRFSDKISNQLLFTYTDIEDMRGTNSSPFPFIDILAGKDAEGNQIMEPYMSAGYELFTYNNGVKNKITSVIDNFTYFAGDHKITAGISFEHQLASNAYMRNGTGYYRYSSLDDFLNGAAPETFAWTYGYNGVSDPKAQVTFNQIGFYAQDEWNIRPNVKLTYGIRFDDLIFDNSDLQRNDAIYDLDFGGKHIDTGKWPKSRMQISPRVGFVWDVFKDNSLKVRGGTGIFTGRLPLVFFTNMPTNSNMVQNAVVFGTKYENGIAVSHDSRLDQLAGGMITNVDDAIKKFGLPTTIENPVAGSKISGVKDNFKMPQIWKTSLAVDYQLPTSFPLSVTGEFIYNKNINAVTLENINIKDPSNWEHFNGADNRLIYPSDYTYVSGKNAVVLTNTSKGHGYTANVTINAQPVEDLNMMLAYTHTESKEISGLPGSDPVSTWQGMLTIDGPNFATVQRSRYVVPDKVIAAVNYNLPFRHKGLLRKTSLNLFYSGYSASGYSFAYTNDMNGDGINNDMMYIPKDDSEIKFKNEADRTAFWNFVDQDSYLKNHKGEYAEAYAARAPWVHRFDLRITEDFSFKAGKTEHHFQLSLDFMNIGNMINSKWGVMKNASSSNGCRILKYEGMDDNKTPIFSMYKINGEYPTETYSYNRIYTECWKMQVGIRYIFN; from the coding sequence ATGAGCAGACATTTACAGACGCTATTCCTTTTAGCTGTACTGAGTTTCTTGTTTGTCATCCCGACACAAGCGCAGGTAACAACAGCCAGTATGAGTGGAACAGTTATGTTTCAAGATGAACCCGTTATTGGTGCGACCGTTTTGGCGGTTCACGAACCTTCTGGGACAAATTATGGTACGATCACAAACGTTGACGGACGCTTTTCCTTACAAGGTATGCGTACAGGAGGTCCATACAAAGTTACGATCTCTTACGTTGGTTATCAATCTGCCGTTTATTCCGGCATTACCCTGCAATTGGGAGAGAACTACAACTTGAATGTTAAGTTGAAAGAATCTTCCGAGACCTTGGACGAGATCGTAATCACAGCGGCGAAAACGAAGTTCAATACGGAAAAGACGGGTGCGACAACCAATATCTCCTCGTCACAGATCACCTCTTTACCCACCATTAACCGTAGTATCTCCGATATCGCACGCCTTTCTCCTTATGCCTCCGACATGAGTTTTGCCGGTGGCGATGGCCGTTCCACGAACTTTACGGTAGATGGAGCGAACTTTAATAACAACTTCGGCCTTTCGGATAATCTTCCCGGAGGCGGTAACCCGATCTCTATGGACGCTATCGAGGAAGTACAAGTGGTAATCGCCCCGTTCGATGTCCGCCAGACAAACTTCATTGGTGGCGGTATCAACGCTATCACCAAATCCGGTACAAACACATTCAAAGGTTCCGCTTACACTTACTTCCAGAACCAGAATATGCGAGGAAACTCAATCGATGGAGAAGACTTGGGCGCACGTGCTAAGGAATCCAAAACGATTTACGGAGCTACGTTCGGCGGTCCGATCATCAAGAATAAATTATTCTTCTTCGCCAATGTAGAAGTGGAAAAACAACCGCAACAAGTGATCAAATGGAGAGCTCGTACTGAAGGAGAGCAACCGGACGAGAATAACTACATATCTCGCACTACACTCTCCGACATGCAAAAGGTATCCGATTTCTTAAGAGATAAATATGGTTATGATACAGGATCAGCCACGAACTTCCCCGCAGACGAAAAGAATTTGAAATTGCTAGGTCGTATCGACTGGAATATCACGAATGGCCATAAATTGAGCGTACGGTACAACTATACAAAGAATACCGCATGGAACGCTCCTAACGCTAACTCTATGGATGGTGGTTCCGGCTCTCGTCTGTATAATACAAGCCGTGTAGGTTACCAATCCATGTCTTTTGCTAACAGCATGTATTCCCAAGACAATAAAGTGTCTTCCGTATCCGCTGATTTGAACAGTCGCTTCTCTGATAAGATTTCCAATCAGTTACTTTTCACTTATACGGATATCGAGGATATGCGCGGAACCAACTCTTCCCCTTTCCCCTTCATTGATATCTTGGCAGGTAAAGATGCGGAAGGTAACCAAATTATGGAGCCTTATATGAGTGCCGGATATGAATTATTTACTTACAACAACGGCGTGAAGAACAAGATCACAAGTGTTATCGATAACTTCACTTACTTTGCCGGCGACCATAAGATCACAGCTGGTATCAGTTTCGAGCACCAACTTGCTAGCAATGCTTATATGCGCAACGGCACGGGATATTATCGTTACAGCAGCTTAGATGATTTCTTGAACGGTGCCGCTCCTGAAACGTTCGCATGGACATACGGTTACAACGGTGTTTCCGACCCGAAAGCTCAGGTTACTTTTAACCAGATCGGATTCTACGCACAGGATGAGTGGAACATTCGCCCGAACGTGAAGTTAACTTATGGTATACGTTTCGATGATTTAATTTTCGACAATAGCGATCTTCAAAGAAACGACGCAATCTACGATCTTGATTTCGGAGGCAAACATATCGACACCGGCAAATGGCCTAAGTCTAGAATGCAAATATCCCCTCGTGTAGGTTTCGTTTGGGATGTGTTCAAGGATAATTCCTTAAAAGTACGTGGTGGTACAGGTATATTTACCGGACGTTTACCCTTGGTATTCTTTACGAATATGCCGACAAACTCGAATATGGTACAAAATGCCGTAGTATTCGGCACAAAATATGAGAATGGAATTGCGGTAAGTCATGATTCCCGTCTGGATCAATTGGCTGGCGGCATGATTACGAATGTAGATGATGCGATCAAGAAATTCGGCCTTCCTACCACGATAGAGAATCCGGTTGCCGGTTCTAAGATCTCTGGCGTAAAGGACAACTTCAAGATGCCACAAATATGGAAAACCTCCTTGGCTGTAGATTATCAGCTCCCTACTTCCTTCCCATTATCCGTAACCGGCGAGTTCATCTATAACAAGAACATCAATGCCGTAACCCTTGAGAATATCAACATCAAGGACCCGTCAAATTGGGAACATTTTAACGGAGCGGATAACCGTTTGATTTATCCATCTGATTATACGTATGTATCCGGTAAGAATGCGGTTGTATTAACTAACACATCCAAAGGACATGGTTATACCGCCAATGTTACGATTAACGCTCAACCCGTAGAGGATTTGAACATGATGTTGGCTTATACGCACACGGAATCCAAAGAAATTTCCGGTCTTCCGGGTAGCGACCCTGTATCTACATGGCAGGGAATGTTAACGATAGACGGACCGAATTTCGCGACCGTACAACGTTCACGGTATGTAGTGCCCGACAAGGTAATCGCAGCGGTCAATTATAATCTGCCCTTCCGCCATAAAGGTCTGCTCAGAAAAACAAGCTTAAATCTGTTCTATTCCGGTTATTCCGCTTCCGGATATAGCTTCGCTTATACAAATGATATGAATGGTGACGGTATCAATAATGATATGATGTATATCCCGAAAGATGATAGTGAAATCAAATTCAAGAATGAAGCAGATAGAACCGCTTTCTGGAACTTCGTAGACCAAGATTCTTATTTAAAGAATCACAAGGGAGAATACGCTGAGGCTTATGCCGCACGTGCACCTTGGGTACATCGTTTCGACCTTCGTATCACGGAAGATTTCTCATTCAAGGCAGGTAAAACCGAACATCATTTCCAATTGAGCCTTGATTTCATGAATATCGGTAATATGATCAACTCGAAATGGGGTGTAATGAAGAACGCATCTTCTTCCAACGGTTGCCGTATCTTGAAATATGAAGGCATGGATGATAACAAGACTCCAATTTTCTCCATGTATAAGATCAATGGTGAATATCCGACTGAGACTTATTCTTATAACCGTATCTATACTGAATGCTGGAAAATGCAGGTTGGTATCCGTTACATCTTTAATTAA